Proteins co-encoded in one Garra rufa chromosome 21, GarRuf1.0, whole genome shotgun sequence genomic window:
- the LOC141295456 gene encoding serine/threonine-protein kinase Nek9-like: MSLEEYERHYGSLNSESGSESVSGRSSTSGTFGGEEEKLHYIPIRVLGKGSFGEATLYRRTEDNSLVVWKEIELTNLTDKKRRDVMNEIAILSILQHNNIIAYFNHFMDKNTLLIELEYCNGGNLYDKINQQKGVLFKEEVVVWYLYQIAAAVAHIHKAGVLHRDIKTLNIFLTKTNLIKLGDYGLAKKLDSEYSMAETCVGTPYYMSPELCQGVKYNFKSDIWAMGCVLFEMLTLTRTFDATNPLNLCVKIVQGNWTMEINSDIYTSALIKLVYECLDQDPEKRPTAEQILEQPVISRVRAELEDRVAALNSSIKRPKLSTVTETAVAVVTTRSREVYFWGGGKFTPQKLDMFKGGSSAQHVCAGETHFAVVTVEKELYTWASVQGGAKMVGQLGHGDQASYRQPRRVERLQGKAIRQVACGADFTACITDEDQMYMFGSDYYGCVGVENTLGMEVLEPVLLEFFQERPVRQVSCGDNHVVALTRSGDIYSWGCGEHGRLGLDCEDDFSSPMQVEVPKGAIIDAVYCGSDGTFFLTESGKVLACGNNELNKLGLNQGITGIKNFSGEGYQGIPYTTTLTLAKQLSRFKIQFISPGKTHTAAIDERGRLMTFGCNKFGQLGVKDFKKHGGVQILVGSFGGKFVTKVSCGDGFTIAATKDNQIFAWGNAGNGRLGMPADKGFGSEVCPALPRPIFGSLHHVPDLSCRGWHTILIMEKVLNSKTIRSNSSGLSIASGQCSTSSLDLETDSATGSELREGMLGRTVEADMDDRGLETPIFSMDSKTNESSCPSWLRKELLDAEFIPMPVDSQDSINPMMTPYTESATLPYEELDQLKAAAAATTATEKSKEPAACVDYERMNGVETGRSEQSCCGASIELAHLKETVNRQEAQIQLLQEQFNDQLKENERLWRAIQSLRGEAGPQDISQNHHSAPQEE; this comes from the exons ATGTCTCTGGAGGAGTACGAGCGCCACTACGGCTCTCTAAACTCAGAGTCGGGAAGTGAATCAGTCAGTGGAAGATCATCCACATCGGGAACTTTCGGCGGAGAAGAGGAGAAGCTGCATTACATTCCCATTCGAGTGCTGGGAAAGGGCTCTTTTGGAGAAGCGACTCTGTACAGACGCACTGAG GATAACTCTCTGGTGGTGTGGAAGGAGATCGAGCTGACCAACCTGACGGATAAGAAGCGCAGAGATGTGATGAACGAGATCGCGATCCTGTCCATCCTCCAGCACAACAACATCATCGCCTACTTCAACCACTTCATGGACAAGAACACGCTGCTGATCGAGCTGGAGTACTGCAACG GTGGAAACCTCTATGACAAGATCAACCAGCAGAAGGGAGTGCTCTTCAAGGAGGAG GTGGTGGTGTGGTACTTGTATCAGATCGCCGCTGCTGTCGCCCACATCCATAAAGCTGGCGTCCTGCACAG GGACATCAAAACGCTGAACATCTTTCTCACCAAAACCAACCTGATCAAGCTGGGCGATTATGGCTTGGCCAAGAAACTGGATTCAGAGTATTCAATGGCTGAAACT TGTGTGGGAACGCCGTACTACATGTCTCCTGAACTGTGTCAAGGAGTCAAGTACAACTTTAAATCAGACATCTGGGCCATGGGCTGTGTCTTATTTGAGATGCTGACCCTCACCAGGACCTTTGATGCCACC AATCCTCTGAACCTGTGTGTGAAGATCGTCCAGGGCAACTGGACCATGGAGATCAACTCAGACATTTATACGTCGGCCCTCATCAAGCTGGTGTACGAGTGTTTAGATCAG GACCCTGAGAAAAGACCAACGGCGGAGCAGATTCTAGAGCAGCCCGTCATCTCTCGTGTCAGAGC AGAGCTGGAGGACAGGGTGGCGGCGCTGAATTCGTCCATCAAGAGACCCAA GTTGAGTACGGTGACGGAGACGGCGGTGGCGGTGGTGACCACGCGCTCGAGGGAGGTGTATTTCTGGGGCGGAGGGAAGTTCACTCCTCAGAAGCTGGACATGTTCAAGGGCGGCAGCAGCGCTCAACACGTCTGCGCTGGAGAAACACACTTCGCTGTGGTCACCGTCGAGAAGGAGCTCTACACCTGGGCC AGTGTTCAGGGAGGAGCCAAGATGGTGGGTCAGCTGGGTCACGGCGACCAGGCCTCGTACCGACAGCCGCGGAGAGTGGAGCGTCTGCAGGGAAAAGCCATCAGACAAGTGGCCTGCGGCGCCGACTTCACCGCCTGCATCACCG ATGAGGATCAGATGTACATGTTCGGCTCTGATTACTACGGCTGTGTGGGTGTGGAGAACACGCTGgggatggaggtgctggagccGGTTCTGCTGGAGTTCTTCCAGGAGCGTCCGGTCCGTCAGGTGTCCTGCGGAGACAATCACGTGGTGGCGCTGACCCGCAGCGGGGACATCTACTCCTGGGGCTGCGGAGAGCACG GTCGACTTGGGCTGGACTGTGAGGATGATTTCTCCTCTCCAATGCAA GTGGAGGTTCCTAAGGGTGCCATCATTGACGCTGTATACTGCGGGAGCGACGGCACCTTCTTCCTCACTGAGTCTGGAAAGGTTTTAGCCTGCGGGAACAACGAGCTCAACAAACTGGGTCTGAATCAAGGCATCACTGGAATCAAAAACTTCTCTGGAGAA GGATATCAGGGGATCCCGTACACCACCACCCTCACGCTGGCCAAGCAGCTCTCACGCTTTAAGATCCAGTTCATCTCTCCAGGAAAGACGCACACCGCCGCTATAGACG AGCGCGGCCGTCTGATGACCTTTGGCTGTAATAAATTCGGGCAGCTGGGAGTGAAGGACTTCAAGAAGCACGGAGGTGTTCAGATCCTTGTGGGGTCCTTCGGAGGGAAGTTTGTCACCAAGGTGTCTTGTGGGGACGGTTTCACTATCGCCGCCACCAAAG ATAATCAGATCTTCGCGTGGGGAAATGCGGGTAATGGGCGTCTGGGAATGCCTGCAGATAAAGGCTTCGGCTCTGAGGTCTGTCCCGCTCTTCCTCGACCCATCTTCGGTTCCCTGCACCACGTGCCGGATCTGTCCTGCAGAGGCTGGCACACCATCCTCATCATGG aAAAAGTCCTGAACTCCAAAACGATCCGTTCAAACAGTAGTGGACTGTCTATTGCTAGTG GTCAGTGCTCGACATCTTCCCTGGATCTTGAGACGGATTCGGCCACAGGCTCTGAGCTGCGTGAGGGGATGCTGGGAAGAACCGTGGAGGCGGATATGGATGACAGAGGTCTGGAGACGCCCATCTTCTCCATGGACAGCAAGACCAACGAGAGCTCCTGCCCCTCATGGCTGCGCAAG GAGCTGCTGGATGCTGAGTTCATCCCTATGCCAGTAGACTCCCAAGACTCCATCAACCCGATGATGACACCCTACACAGAGAGCGCCACACTGCCGTACGAGGAGCTGGACCAGCTCAAAGCCGCCGCCGCCGCCACCACCGCCACGGAAAAGAGTAAAGAG CCGGCTGCATGTGTGGATTACGAGCGGATGAACGGCGTGGAGACGGGACGCTCTGAGCAGAGCTGCTGCGGTGCGAGCATCGAGCTGGCACAT CTCAAAGAAACAGTGAACCGACAGGAAGCCCAGATTCAGCTGTTACAGGAACAG TTCAACGATCAGCTAAAGGAGAACGAGAGACTGTGGAGAGCCATTCAGAGCCTCAGAGGAGAAGCTGGACCTCAGGACATCAGTCAAAACCATCATTCAGCCCCTCAGGAGGAGTGA